In Gopherus evgoodei ecotype Sinaloan lineage chromosome 21, rGopEvg1_v1.p, whole genome shotgun sequence, a single window of DNA contains:
- the LOC115637827 gene encoding olfactory receptor 6N1-like produces MADMELGNETAFKEFILLGFGNLPELKRFLFLLFLLIYIVTLAENILISALVVADQHLHTPMYFFLGILSCLEICYTSTILPRELVSLLTGDRTISVRGCFVQYYFFSSLAAAECYLLSVMSYDRYLAICKPLHYGTVMNSKFCFQLAAGSCIIAFVVVTILICLMSQLTFCGPSKIDHFFCDFIPVVQLSCGDTYLIELVAFCFASIDIFPPFLLTLTSYIYIIASIIRIPSSTGKQRAFSTCSSHLIVVTTFYGTLIMVYVVPKTHALRNLNKVFSLFYTVLTPMVNPLIYSLRNKEFKEALRKSLNRFVAFVRIW; encoded by the coding sequence ATGGCAGACATGGAACTAGGAAATGAAACGGCCTTCAaggaattcatcctcctgggatttggaAATCTCCCTGAACTGAAGCGCTTTCTCTTCCTGCTCTTTCTACTGATCTACATTGTGACCCTGGCTGAGAACATCCTCATTTCAGCattagttgtggctgatcagcaccttcatactcccatgtacttcttcctggggattttgtcctgcttggagatctgctacacctcaaccatcctgcccagggaactggtcagtctcctgactggcgacagaaccatttctgttcGTGGTTGTTTTGTACAGTATTATTTCTTTAGTAGCCTTGCAGCTGCAGAATGTTACCTCTTAtctgtgatgtcttatgatcggtatttagcgatatgTAAACCACTGCATTATGGAACTGTTATGAATAGCAAGTTTTGCTTTCAGTTAGCAGCAGGGTCTTGTATCATTGCCTTTGTGGTTGTTACCATATTAATATGTTTAATGTCACAATTAACTTTTTGTGGCCCCAgtaaaattgaccatttcttttgtgacttcatcCCAGTGGTCCAACTGTCCTGCGGTGATACCTACTTGATAGAACTTGTTGCTTTCTGTTTTGCTTCCATAGATATCTTTCCCCCATTTTTATTAACCCTGACATCCTATATCTATATCATAGCCAGTATCATAAGAATCCCATCCAGTACTGGGAAGCAAAGggcattttccacctgctcctctcacctgatTGTTGTTACAACCTTCTACGGGACCCTAATCATGGTGTATGTCGTACCAAAAACACATGCACTGAGAAacctgaacaaagtgttctctctcttctacacagtcctgactccaatggtcaaccccctcatctacagcctgagaaacaaagagttCAAGGAGGCTTTGAGGAAATCTCTCAATAGATTTGTGGCTTTTGTGAGAATTTGGTGA